In a genomic window of Halobiforma lacisalsi AJ5:
- the twy1 gene encoding 4-demethylwyosine synthase TYW1, whose protein sequence is MSDSADSGVGPGTDATDGDDGGPAQVSSPDYHSENHTAAQTCGWTANALRGEGKCYKNIWYGIESHRCIQMTPVVKCNERCVFCWRDHRGHAYELDDVEWDDPEAVVDASIELQKKLLSGFGGNDEVPREVFEEAMEPRHVAISLDGEPTLYPYLPELLEAFHDRDITTFLVSNGTNPDVLRDCEPTQLYVSVDAPERHTFDQVVKAVEDDAWERLLETMDVLAEKDDTRTVLRTTLVKGENMHHPDWYAGFYGQADPDFIELKAYMHVGHSQGRLDRSSMPDHEEVAEFAREVGEYMPEFTECKEVPASRVALLSKTSDTWVPKLKKDSEFWERDPVTGTAGD, encoded by the coding sequence ATGAGCGACTCCGCCGATTCCGGCGTCGGCCCGGGGACCGACGCAACCGACGGTGACGACGGCGGTCCGGCACAGGTCTCGAGTCCGGACTACCACAGCGAGAACCACACGGCGGCCCAGACCTGCGGCTGGACGGCGAACGCCCTGCGCGGCGAGGGGAAGTGTTACAAGAACATCTGGTACGGCATCGAGTCCCACCGCTGTATCCAGATGACGCCCGTTGTCAAGTGCAACGAACGCTGCGTCTTCTGCTGGCGCGACCACCGGGGTCACGCCTACGAACTGGACGATGTCGAGTGGGACGACCCCGAAGCCGTCGTCGACGCCTCGATCGAACTGCAGAAGAAGCTGCTGTCCGGCTTCGGCGGCAACGACGAGGTCCCTCGAGAGGTCTTCGAGGAGGCGATGGAACCCCGCCACGTCGCGATTTCGCTGGACGGCGAACCGACGCTCTACCCCTACCTGCCGGAACTCCTCGAGGCGTTTCACGACCGCGACATCACCACCTTCCTCGTCTCGAACGGGACGAACCCCGACGTCCTGCGGGACTGTGAGCCGACGCAACTGTACGTCAGCGTCGACGCCCCCGAGCGCCACACGTTCGACCAGGTGGTCAAGGCCGTCGAGGACGACGCCTGGGAACGGCTGCTCGAGACGATGGACGTCCTCGCCGAGAAAGACGACACTCGAACGGTGCTGCGGACGACGCTCGTCAAGGGCGAGAACATGCACCACCCAGACTGGTACGCGGGCTTCTACGGGCAGGCCGACCCCGACTTCATCGAACTCAAGGCGTACATGCACGTCGGCCACTCGCAGGGGCGACTCGACCGCTCCTCGATGCCCGACCACGAGGAAGTCGCCGAGTTCGCCCGCGAGGTCGGCGAGTACATGCCCGAGTTCACGGAGTGCAAGGAGGTGCCGGCCTCTCGAGTCGCCTTGCTCTCGAAGACCAGCGACACCTGGGTCCCCAAACTGAAGAAGGACAGCGAGTTCTGGGAGCGAGACCCGGTGACCGGAACTGCCGGCGACTGA
- a CDS encoding ABC transporter substrate-binding protein produces MGGSNGETMAELGDQFREETGIDVEMVYQGSYEDTLNQSFAAIEADTMPEVVQIDSLHARQILDTDAFQSVEGILPDDYPVNDFLDPITDFFTIDGELYSLPFNNSNAILYYNKDVFAEAGLDPESPPETLEEVTEYSREIVESGAAEYGITWPNHVWFVEHWYSLAGQTLVDNENGWADDPTTVHTETDVGERLWSWWRDMAQEDLYTNPGMEAWGEATDLFYGQNVGMLLTSTASVAGAIVQSEEQGFELGTGFYPAIDGREGVVIGGASLWVPEDMSDQRAEEVGQFLEFMSQPENQITWHKETGYYPVRGEAVDQLEEDGWFEESPHHGTAFDQLLASEQTTATKRMLVGPARQVAVQLQEGSVEIFEERTDLEDGLASMKEGIEAEMERYVEARGS; encoded by the coding sequence ATGGGCGGCAGCAACGGCGAGACGATGGCGGAACTGGGGGATCAGTTCCGCGAAGAGACCGGTATCGACGTCGAGATGGTCTATCAGGGGAGCTACGAGGACACCCTGAACCAGTCGTTCGCGGCGATTGAGGCCGACACGATGCCGGAGGTCGTCCAGATCGACAGCCTCCACGCCAGGCAGATCCTCGACACCGACGCCTTCCAGTCGGTCGAGGGAATTCTGCCCGACGACTATCCAGTCAACGACTTCCTCGATCCCATCACGGACTTCTTTACGATCGACGGCGAGCTCTACTCGCTCCCGTTCAACAACTCGAACGCGATCCTCTACTACAACAAAGACGTCTTCGCGGAGGCCGGCCTCGATCCCGAGTCGCCGCCCGAAACGTTAGAGGAGGTGACGGAGTACTCCCGCGAGATCGTCGAGTCGGGGGCGGCGGAGTACGGCATCACCTGGCCGAACCACGTCTGGTTCGTCGAGCACTGGTACTCGCTGGCCGGCCAGACGCTCGTCGACAACGAGAACGGCTGGGCGGACGATCCGACCACCGTCCACACTGAAACCGACGTCGGCGAACGGCTCTGGTCGTGGTGGCGCGACATGGCCCAGGAGGACCTCTACACGAACCCCGGCATGGAAGCCTGGGGCGAGGCGACCGACCTCTTCTACGGCCAGAACGTCGGCATGCTGCTCACCTCGACGGCCTCCGTCGCCGGAGCTATCGTCCAAAGCGAGGAGCAGGGCTTCGAACTCGGCACCGGTTTCTACCCAGCCATCGACGGCCGCGAGGGAGTCGTCATCGGCGGCGCGTCGCTGTGGGTGCCCGAGGACATGTCCGACCAGCGTGCCGAGGAGGTCGGCCAGTTCCTCGAGTTCATGAGCCAACCCGAGAACCAGATCACCTGGCACAAGGAGACCGGCTACTACCCCGTTCGCGGTGAGGCCGTCGACCAACTCGAGGAGGACGGCTGGTTCGAGGAGAGCCCCCACCACGGGACGGCCTTCGACCAGTTGCTGGCCAGCGAGCAAACGACCGCCACCAAGCGCATGCTCGTCGGGCCCGCACGGCAGGTGGCCGTCCAACTGCAGGAGGGCTCCGTCGAGATATTCGAGGAGCGGACCGACCTCGAGGACGGGCTCGCGAGCATGAAAGAGGGAATCGAGGCCGAGATGGAGCGCTACGTCGAGGCCCGCGGTTCGTAA
- a CDS encoding winged helix-turn-helix transcriptional regulator, translating into MTNTRRQIRTQVHANAGIHFNELVRESEFAPGQIQYHVRRLIDRGDLVREQFYGRTHYYPPEYDEWERAALALFRRETTREIVVYLIENEPAAPSAVAADVGIARSTLEYHLDRLVDHEIVTKRYDDSNRVTLALANPERTGRLLTEVEPTVPDRLIDRFTRLVDELLEGPSTVE; encoded by the coding sequence ATGACCAACACGCGACGACAGATCAGAACGCAAGTGCACGCAAACGCCGGCATCCACTTCAACGAACTCGTCAGGGAATCCGAGTTCGCGCCGGGACAGATCCAGTACCACGTCCGACGGCTGATCGACCGGGGCGACCTCGTCCGCGAGCAGTTCTACGGGCGCACTCACTACTACCCCCCGGAGTACGACGAGTGGGAACGCGCCGCGCTGGCGCTGTTTCGCCGCGAGACGACTCGCGAGATCGTCGTCTACCTGATCGAAAACGAACCCGCAGCCCCGAGTGCGGTCGCTGCGGACGTCGGGATCGCCCGAAGCACGCTCGAGTACCACCTCGACCGACTCGTCGATCACGAGATCGTCACGAAACGCTACGACGACAGCAACCGTGTCACGCTGGCGCTGGCGAACCCCGAACGGACGGGCCGGTTGCTGACCGAGGTGGAGCCGACGGTGCCGGACCGGCTGATCGACCGGTTTACCCGGCTCGTCGACGAGTTGCTCGAGGGTCCGTCGACGGTCGAGTAG
- a CDS encoding DUF7471 family protein: protein MAHTNPLEIGWLDPQLAPVLLGVIVLAAVGTTVLFCCGVVAYSRRRSTRYLLITVVLGLLVVRSLVGLGTVFGLVPMTIHHLVEHGFDFSIAVLVLYAVYRSGSGSETEENTDRQSADRIEADD, encoded by the coding sequence ATGGCCCACACGAACCCGCTCGAGATCGGATGGCTGGACCCTCAGCTCGCACCCGTGTTACTCGGGGTCATCGTGCTGGCAGCCGTCGGGACGACGGTCCTCTTCTGTTGTGGCGTCGTCGCCTACTCCCGCCGGCGATCGACCCGGTACCTGCTCATTACAGTCGTCCTCGGGCTGCTCGTAGTCCGATCGCTCGTCGGTCTCGGAACGGTATTCGGGCTCGTACCGATGACGATCCACCATCTCGTCGAGCACGGCTTCGACTTCTCGATCGCGGTGTTGGTGCTGTATGCGGTGTATCGAAGCGGATCCGGCTCCGAAACGGAAGAAAACACCGACAGGCAGTCGGCCGATCGAATCGAAGCCGACGACTGA
- the ribB gene encoding 3,4-dihydroxy-2-butanone-4-phosphate synthase — translation MTGTDRHAGSSGSNPQTSTTDTVDRAFESLDAGDPVLVHDAADREGETDLIYHADAVSPEAVARLRNDAGGLVCVALGHEVAESFELPFYTEEVDHPATGSHDLGYDERSSFSLTVNHRDTYTGITDNDRSRTIRALGSAAATPEETAFADEFRVPGHVHLLKAAPDLLEQREGHTELGVALAEAAALPPAVVVCEMLDDETGEALSSADARAYAERHGFTYLEGRNILERLG, via the coding sequence ATGACCGGCACCGACCGCCACGCGGGGTCCAGCGGGTCGAACCCGCAGACATCGACGACCGACACCGTCGATCGCGCATTCGAGTCGCTCGATGCCGGTGATCCCGTGCTCGTCCACGACGCGGCCGACCGCGAGGGCGAGACGGACCTGATTTACCACGCCGACGCCGTCTCCCCCGAGGCGGTCGCGCGCCTGCGAAACGATGCCGGCGGCCTGGTCTGTGTCGCGCTCGGCCACGAGGTCGCGGAATCCTTCGAGTTGCCGTTCTACACCGAGGAGGTCGACCACCCCGCGACCGGGAGCCACGACCTCGGCTACGACGAGCGGTCGTCGTTCTCGCTGACGGTCAACCACCGCGACACCTACACCGGGATCACGGACAACGACCGCTCGCGGACGATCCGTGCGCTGGGGTCGGCCGCCGCAACGCCGGAGGAGACGGCCTTCGCCGACGAGTTCCGTGTCCCCGGACACGTCCACCTGCTGAAGGCCGCGCCGGACCTGCTCGAGCAACGCGAGGGCCACACCGAACTCGGGGTCGCGCTCGCCGAGGCAGCGGCCCTCCCGCCGGCCGTCGTGGTCTGTGAGATGCTGGACGACGAAACCGGGGAGGCCCTCTCCTCCGCCGACGCCCGAGCCTACGCCGAGCGCCACGGCTTCACCTATCTCGAGGGTCGGAACATCCTCGAGCGGTTGGGCTGA
- the tnpC gene encoding IS66 family transposase, producing the protein MNADDFTKEELLSRLLQLEQRVEELERENKRKDKKIDQKDERIEELETRLRKYENPHTPPSKRRSGTDESPTSQDDEDENVRTDGGTPGRKDGHDPEWRATADPDKEIDVTCDCCPECGEHFDESVGVSPRLVEEVPDPQPPEITRYNRHYYQCSSCGTETVATHPDCPDEGQFGVNVISQAALSRYDHRLPYRKIADRFEQLHGLELSGASAWHATERAARAGRCEYEQIRRQIQQAEIVHVDETGIKREGEQAWIWTFRTSEHTLYAVRESRGSDVPAEVLGEDFPGTVICDGWTAYPAFSSNLQRCWAHLLREAEDAASDHEEAEPVYRYLKQMFVGLQSWLETDPSLRERAQMHRSCQNGLRSLVGRSVTDEPVATLLGKIEGGIDHWLTFVGEPAVSPTNNAAENALREPVVLRKIIGTLRNDRGMFVHETILSLLATWRQQGRNPYEELRRVVNNNEMISRAHTEPAVETSG; encoded by the coding sequence GTGAACGCAGACGATTTCACCAAAGAAGAGCTCCTTTCTCGGCTTCTCCAACTTGAGCAACGAGTCGAAGAACTCGAACGGGAGAACAAGCGAAAGGACAAGAAAATCGATCAGAAGGACGAGCGGATAGAAGAACTCGAAACACGCCTTCGCAAATACGAAAATCCGCATACACCGCCCAGTAAGCGACGGTCGGGGACTGACGAGTCCCCGACCTCGCAGGACGACGAAGACGAGAATGTTCGAACCGATGGCGGTACTCCCGGACGGAAGGACGGTCACGACCCTGAGTGGCGTGCAACAGCAGATCCCGACAAAGAGATCGATGTCACCTGTGACTGTTGTCCCGAGTGTGGCGAACACTTCGACGAGTCGGTGGGCGTCAGCCCCCGACTCGTCGAGGAGGTTCCCGATCCACAGCCACCAGAAATCACCCGGTACAACCGTCACTACTACCAGTGCAGCTCTTGTGGAACAGAAACCGTTGCTACACACCCCGACTGCCCCGATGAGGGGCAGTTCGGGGTGAACGTCATCTCTCAAGCAGCACTTTCTCGGTACGATCACCGCCTCCCCTACCGGAAAATCGCTGACCGGTTCGAGCAACTGCATGGATTAGAACTCTCGGGCGCGTCCGCGTGGCACGCGACCGAGCGCGCTGCGCGCGCCGGTCGCTGCGAATACGAACAGATTCGAAGACAGATTCAGCAAGCAGAGATCGTTCACGTTGACGAAACCGGTATCAAACGCGAGGGTGAGCAGGCGTGGATTTGGACGTTTCGGACGAGCGAGCACACGCTATACGCCGTAAGGGAGAGTCGTGGAAGTGATGTTCCCGCGGAAGTCCTCGGCGAGGACTTCCCGGGAACGGTCATCTGCGATGGGTGGACGGCGTATCCAGCGTTCAGCAGTAACCTTCAGCGGTGCTGGGCACATCTTCTCCGAGAAGCTGAAGACGCTGCTAGTGACCACGAGGAGGCAGAACCCGTTTACCGGTATCTCAAGCAGATGTTCGTCGGTCTCCAGTCGTGGCTGGAGACCGACCCGAGTCTTCGTGAGAGAGCACAGATGCACCGCTCATGCCAGAACGGGCTTAGATCGCTCGTGGGGCGGTCAGTAACCGACGAACCAGTGGCAACACTACTCGGGAAAATCGAAGGAGGGATCGACCACTGGCTCACCTTCGTCGGTGAGCCAGCGGTCTCCCCGACGAACAACGCAGCTGAGAACGCACTTCGTGAACCAGTCGTTCTCCGGAAAATCATCGGGACACTCCGTAACGATCGAGGTATGTTCGTTCACGAGACGATCTTGTCCCTGCTGGCGACATGGCGCCAGCAGGGACGCAATCCCTACGAAGAACTTCGCCGAGTCGTCAACAACAATGAGATGATATCACGGGCTCACACTGAACCGGCTGTTGAGACTTCGGGGTAA
- a CDS encoding phospholipase C/P1 nuclease family protein, whose product MQRQRDGGRSIDRRSTLKLLSSAGIGLTFSSGVTSASSNPDVEPEVERLPFPNVEVIKYSDSLYEITSHPYLLALSDDAIDRHFTASSLEGREYESARRYVENLRARYPVEVVQDGNEKRFQLSDQAQKNLNSERRSARPILESDDEGRSRPAPSEGGIPAVQTDQDFIALKSSISAFGSERSGYSDSNITPQWEPVHHPELLEDTKDDVSSSADFSNWARDPDDFSEWANDRVDPDVDVIDVIQHPGITSADWIADKVRYLLTEKANEVWFDNYSQYYEPTAITIPVPLTSDIEIGSIGAAPQVFAHFYDEALSASSDYYTRKYTAWASHYLHDMAQPLHTGCGIEQAGIVWDIEVGVDSSGVPNTYVTFDISISSPKNWLHYGYEQLIRDSYEDEFQQYFTGHTTLSIDSPESAVKEIAELSSDYSDSVFHTILENEPAVQPEDPLNEWTDETISEVTMYLANCFSRCGRYCRQLLLDQGFGEEPEPTPCPPRCPQGS is encoded by the coding sequence ATGCAAAGACAAAGAGATGGCGGAAGAAGCATTGATCGACGATCGACGCTGAAACTCCTGTCATCAGCAGGTATCGGACTGACTTTCAGTAGTGGCGTGACAAGCGCTTCTTCGAATCCTGATGTGGAACCAGAAGTGGAAAGGCTTCCCTTCCCAAATGTGGAAGTTATAAAGTATAGCGACTCCCTATACGAGATAACCTCTCATCCGTATCTACTCGCATTGTCGGATGACGCAATTGATCGCCACTTTACTGCGTCGTCGCTTGAGGGTCGTGAATACGAGTCCGCTCGACGTTATGTCGAGAACTTGCGTGCACGATATCCAGTGGAGGTCGTTCAGGACGGCAACGAGAAACGATTTCAGCTCAGCGATCAAGCCCAAAAGAATTTGAACAGTGAACGGCGGAGTGCTAGACCAATTCTTGAATCCGACGATGAAGGGCGGAGTCGGCCGGCACCATCAGAGGGTGGTATCCCGGCTGTGCAGACCGATCAGGATTTCATAGCGCTCAAATCTTCAATCAGTGCTTTCGGATCTGAGCGTTCCGGCTACTCCGATTCCAATATTACTCCGCAATGGGAGCCAGTACATCATCCCGAATTACTTGAGGATACCAAAGATGATGTCAGTTCCTCTGCCGATTTCTCTAATTGGGCGAGAGACCCCGACGATTTCAGTGAATGGGCTAACGATCGTGTTGATCCAGATGTTGATGTAATAGACGTCATTCAGCATCCGGGGATTACGTCTGCGGACTGGATCGCAGACAAAGTTAGATATCTTCTCACTGAAAAGGCAAACGAAGTGTGGTTCGATAACTATTCTCAATACTATGAGCCCACTGCCATCACAATTCCAGTCCCTCTAACTTCCGACATTGAGATAGGAAGTATTGGGGCGGCACCGCAAGTCTTTGCCCATTTCTATGATGAAGCTTTGTCGGCTAGTAGCGATTATTATACACGGAAGTACACTGCGTGGGCTTCACATTACCTCCACGACATGGCGCAACCGCTACACACCGGATGTGGTATTGAACAGGCTGGTATTGTATGGGATATTGAGGTGGGAGTAGATTCCAGTGGCGTTCCGAACACGTACGTGACTTTTGACATCTCAATTTCCTCGCCAAAGAACTGGTTACACTACGGATACGAACAGCTGATAAGAGACTCGTACGAGGACGAGTTCCAGCAGTATTTTACAGGGCATACGACTCTCTCAATTGATAGTCCAGAGTCGGCTGTAAAGGAGATAGCAGAATTAAGCAGTGATTACTCGGACAGTGTATTCCACACTATCCTCGAGAATGAACCGGCAGTTCAACCTGAGGATCCACTAAACGAATGGACTGATGAAACAATATCTGAAGTAACCATGTATCTCGCAAACTGCTTCAGCCGCTGTGGCAGGTACTGTCGGCAGCTCTTGCTTGACCAAGGTTTTGGAGAGGAGCCGGAACCTACTCCTTGTCCGCCACGGTGCCCCCAAGGGTCGTGA
- a CDS encoding aldehyde dehydrogenase family protein has product MAIDERYHLFIGGESVEASTDESITTTDPATGESLARVPAGTAADIDRAVSAARDAAPSWRSKAPAERARIGRRIAKQIREHADELARLESRDQGKPLTQAHHDVDGAARFFEYYAGAADKIEGKSIPLEDEQFTFTVREPYGVSGQIVPWNFPLNLTARGLAPALVAGNTAVIKPAPTTPLSALHLAELCRDAGVPDGVVNVVTGGTEPGAALSSHEEVDVLTFTGSVPTGQAVMESAAEHITPVTLELGGKNPAIVLPDADLDDAVFWIAVGIFTNAGQVCSAADRAIVHESIYDEFVERIVDRAESYPLGHGPEDPGMGPINNADQYETVLEYIDIGISEGATLKTGGEPGDDDGYFVRPTVFSDVDPEMRIAQEEIFGPVLTVIPFSDRDEAIEIANDVEFGLTGGVFSRDIKRALGVARDIDAGSIYVNEWFGGSEETPFGGMKKSGIGREKGLEALDSYLQTKALSINLSE; this is encoded by the coding sequence ATGGCAATAGACGAACGCTATCACCTGTTTATCGGCGGTGAATCCGTCGAGGCCTCGACCGACGAATCGATCACAACGACCGACCCCGCGACGGGCGAGTCGCTGGCGCGGGTCCCGGCAGGGACCGCCGCGGACATCGACCGCGCGGTATCGGCCGCACGGGACGCCGCTCCCTCATGGCGATCGAAAGCCCCCGCCGAGCGGGCACGGATCGGTCGCCGGATCGCGAAACAGATTCGGGAGCACGCAGACGAACTCGCACGCCTCGAGAGCCGAGACCAGGGGAAACCGTTGACACAGGCCCACCACGATGTCGACGGTGCAGCACGGTTCTTCGAGTACTATGCTGGAGCGGCCGACAAGATCGAAGGAAAAAGCATTCCGCTCGAGGACGAGCAGTTCACGTTCACGGTTCGGGAACCGTACGGTGTCAGCGGGCAGATCGTTCCCTGGAACTTTCCGCTCAACCTGACTGCTCGCGGACTCGCGCCGGCGCTGGTGGCGGGGAACACGGCTGTTATCAAGCCGGCACCGACGACACCGCTTTCCGCGTTACACCTCGCGGAGCTCTGCCGGGACGCCGGTGTCCCCGACGGCGTCGTAAACGTGGTTACCGGTGGCACGGAACCCGGTGCTGCACTGTCATCACACGAGGAGGTCGACGTGCTCACCTTCACGGGCAGCGTCCCGACCGGGCAGGCCGTCATGGAGTCCGCGGCGGAACACATCACGCCGGTGACGCTCGAGTTGGGTGGCAAGAACCCGGCGATCGTGCTCCCGGACGCCGATCTCGACGACGCCGTGTTCTGGATCGCAGTCGGTATTTTCACGAACGCCGGGCAGGTGTGTTCCGCCGCGGACCGCGCGATCGTTCACGAGTCGATCTACGACGAATTCGTCGAGCGAATCGTCGATCGGGCGGAATCTTACCCCCTCGGACACGGGCCGGAAGATCCCGGAATGGGGCCGATCAACAACGCTGACCAGTACGAAACCGTCCTCGAGTACATCGACATCGGCATAAGCGAGGGAGCGACGCTCAAGACCGGCGGAGAGCCGGGAGACGACGACGGGTATTTCGTTCGGCCGACGGTGTTCTCCGACGTCGATCCGGAGATGCGAATCGCCCAGGAGGAGATCTTCGGCCCGGTTTTGACGGTGATCCCGTTTTCGGACCGGGACGAGGCGATCGAGATCGCAAACGACGTCGAGTTCGGCCTCACTGGCGGCGTCTTTTCCCGAGACATCAAACGGGCTCTCGGGGTCGCCCGCGATATCGACGCAGGAAGCATCTACGTGAACGAGTGGTTCGGCGGTTCCGAGGAGACGCCGTTCGGCGGAATGAAAAAGAGTGGCATCGGTCGAGAGAAGGGGTTAGAAGCGCTCGATTCGTATCTACAGACCAAAGCGCTCTCGATAAACCTCTCGGAGTGA
- a CDS encoding DICT sensory domain-containing protein, with the protein MSLRSFIESAGSPDHAIAIVGDGSADPLTGMLAETFDESSIAVEPESRSDLLDPETIDDTDADVAVLLEDGSPVAASPMPELYESILAINSDLFVTGARGLEEVDLPDLLANLDETRLRLRGYPLAHKEKLLLIVISRYVERQAWAADSGTLRSSFQTLTRLNDEVGTRKVYERLEDAPVEVHVYGVADGKRPDLDVAVHTGEDPEYRKGWFVVHRPADPTAPDATPAALVCYEAEPRIWDGFWTFDRERVAAIDDYVATEL; encoded by the coding sequence GTGAGTCTTCGATCGTTCATCGAATCGGCGGGCTCCCCGGATCACGCCATCGCCATCGTCGGCGACGGGTCGGCTGATCCACTTACGGGCATGCTCGCCGAGACGTTCGACGAGAGCTCTATCGCCGTCGAACCGGAGAGCAGGTCGGACCTCCTCGATCCCGAGACGATCGACGACACGGACGCCGACGTCGCCGTCCTCCTCGAGGACGGGTCGCCGGTCGCGGCCTCGCCGATGCCGGAGCTGTACGAGTCGATCCTCGCGATCAACTCCGACCTGTTCGTCACCGGCGCGCGCGGCCTCGAGGAGGTCGACCTCCCCGACCTGCTCGCGAACCTCGACGAGACGCGGCTCCGGCTTCGGGGGTATCCGCTGGCGCACAAGGAGAAGCTCCTGTTGATCGTCATCTCGCGGTACGTCGAGCGACAGGCCTGGGCGGCCGATAGCGGTACGCTGCGGTCGTCGTTTCAGACGCTCACCCGACTCAACGACGAGGTCGGGACGCGCAAGGTGTACGAACGACTCGAGGACGCGCCGGTCGAGGTCCACGTCTACGGGGTCGCGGACGGCAAGCGGCCGGACCTCGACGTGGCGGTCCACACGGGAGAGGACCCGGAGTATCGGAAGGGCTGGTTCGTCGTTCACCGGCCGGCGGATCCGACCGCGCCCGACGCGACACCGGCCGCGCTCGTCTGTTACGAGGCAGAACCACGGATCTGGGACGGGTTCTGGACCTTCGACCGCGAACGGGTGGCTGCGATCGACGACTACGTCGCGACGGAGCTCTGA
- a CDS encoding DUF120 domain-containing protein: MSTITESAVGPDEIAVLKLLALEGGLAGDVKISCSQLADRLDASNQTASRRLQRLESGDLLERDTVSDGQWVAITDDGERALRAEYEDYRRVFEADSEVDLEGTITSGMGEGRHYISLSGYQRQFEDRLGYEPFPGTLNVELRDDSVRRRSAVSSLEPVPIDGWEDEDRTYGPAVCYPATIETADGESYEGAHTIAPERTHHDEDQLEVIAPDRLRDELGLEDGDHVTVSVGDRR, from the coding sequence ATGTCAACGATAACGGAGTCCGCCGTCGGCCCCGACGAAATCGCCGTGCTGAAACTCCTCGCGCTCGAAGGCGGACTCGCAGGCGACGTCAAGATTTCCTGTTCCCAGCTTGCGGATCGCCTGGATGCGTCGAACCAGACTGCCTCCCGTCGGCTCCAGCGCCTCGAGTCGGGCGACCTCCTCGAGCGCGACACCGTCAGCGATGGCCAGTGGGTCGCGATCACCGACGACGGTGAGCGTGCGCTTCGCGCCGAGTACGAGGACTACCGCCGGGTGTTCGAGGCAGACTCGGAGGTCGACCTCGAGGGAACGATCACGAGCGGCATGGGCGAAGGTCGCCATTACATCTCGCTGTCGGGCTACCAGCGCCAGTTCGAGGACCGGCTGGGGTACGAGCCGTTTCCCGGAACGCTGAACGTCGAGCTACGCGACGACAGCGTCCGGCGTCGCAGCGCCGTCTCCTCGCTCGAGCCGGTCCCCATCGACGGCTGGGAGGACGAGGACCGGACCTACGGCCCTGCGGTCTGCTATCCGGCGACGATCGAAACTGCCGACGGCGAGAGCTACGAGGGGGCACACACCATCGCGCCCGAACGCACCCACCACGACGAGGACCAGCTCGAGGTCATCGCACCCGACAGGCTCCGGGACGAACTCGGCCTCGAGGACGGGGATCACGTCACGGTCTCGGTGGGTGATCGCCGATGA
- a CDS encoding HAD-IIB family hydrolase has translation MTADPPLVLDIDGTLTRPEGWGIDPRVFDPLREWDAPVVLATGKAFPYPVALCHFVGIPELVVAENGGVVYTGDDVFFTADRAAARAVVEEYRAAGYDPGWGEEDTVNRWRETEIAVNLEQPVDPLREIAADYGLEVIDTGYAYHVKDAEPNKGDGIERIADAVGFDLEAAVAVGDSINDVSTFEAVGRGFAVANADEAAKGAADEVLEAVHADGTLAVLERVRGMR, from the coding sequence ATGACCGCTGATCCGCCGCTGGTGCTCGACATCGACGGGACGCTCACCCGACCGGAGGGTTGGGGCATCGACCCCCGCGTCTTCGATCCGCTCCGGGAATGGGACGCCCCCGTCGTCCTCGCGACCGGGAAAGCGTTCCCCTACCCCGTCGCCCTCTGTCACTTCGTTGGGATTCCGGAACTCGTCGTCGCCGAGAACGGCGGCGTCGTCTACACCGGCGACGACGTCTTCTTCACTGCCGACCGGGCGGCCGCGCGGGCCGTCGTCGAGGAGTACCGTGCGGCCGGCTACGACCCCGGGTGGGGCGAAGAGGATACGGTCAACCGCTGGCGCGAGACGGAGATCGCCGTCAACCTCGAGCAGCCCGTCGACCCCCTGCGGGAGATCGCGGCCGACTACGGCCTCGAGGTGATCGACACCGGCTACGCCTACCACGTGAAAGACGCCGAGCCGAACAAGGGCGACGGGATCGAACGGATCGCCGACGCGGTCGGGTTCGATCTCGAGGCGGCGGTCGCGGTCGGGGACTCGATCAACGACGTCTCGACGTTCGAGGCGGTCGGTCGGGGGTTCGCGGTAGCGAACGCCGACGAGGCGGCGAAGGGGGCCGCCGACGAGGTGCTCGAGGCGGTCCACGCCGACGGGACGCTGGCAGTGCTCGAGCGGGTTCGCGGGATGCGCTAG